A stretch of Castanea sativa cultivar Marrone di Chiusa Pesio chromosome 2, ASM4071231v1 DNA encodes these proteins:
- the LOC142624838 gene encoding uncharacterized protein LOC142624838, producing MFNCLCKTILNGEKRITSRSPTPIHKLGFLQNPSLSLKYYVSSTSNQQPFAVSYLINSLGFTPEAALSASKYVHFETPEKADAVVKFLKNHGFSQTQISNLVRRRPVLLKYNPEKTLLPKMEFFSSKGIPSPDLAKMFTGVPDLFRRSLEKQIIPSFDLFKSLLLSEDKTLQALQRCSIMLTYYLETNVVPNVNTLRECGMPESIIISILKRQPRAFRASPVQFREAVEMGFN from the coding sequence ATGTTTAATTGTCTCTGCAAAACCATTCTAAATGGTGAGAAACGCATTACTAGTAGATCTCCAACACCAATTCACAAACTGGGTTTTCTTCAAAACCCATCTTTATCTTTGAAATACTATGTCTCCAGCACTTCAAATCAGCAACCATTTGCTGTCTCTTACCTCATAAACTCACTTGGGTTCACACCAGAAGCTGCTTTATCAGCTTCCAAATATGTTCATTTCGAAACCCCAGAAAAAGCAGATGCTGTGGTTAAGTTTTTGAAGAACCATGGGTTCTCTCAAACCCAGATCTCGAACCTTGTTAGAAGACGCCCAGTTCTGCTCAAATATAATCCTGAGAAAACCCTTTTGCCCAAAATGGAATTCTTTTCCTCTAAAGGGATTCCAAGTCCTGACCTTGCAAAAATGTTTACTGGGGTCCCTGATCTTTTTAGAAGAAGCTTAGAGAAACAAATCATCCCTTCCTTTGATTTGTTTAAAAGCTTGCTTCTGTCTGAGGATAAGACTCTTCAAGCTTTACAACGATGTTCGATTATGTTAACATATTATCTTGAAACTAATGTGGTGCCCAATGTTAATACATTAAGAGAGTGCGGAATGCCCGAGTCGATTATTATTTCTATACTTAAAAGACAGCCAAGAGCATTCAGGGCTAGTCCTGTTCAGTTTAGAGAGGCTGTGGAAATGGGATTTAACTGA
- the LOC142624839 gene encoding uncharacterized protein LOC142624839 codes for MMFATALHAVRSMSKSTWESKLNVYKKWGWTEDEVSMAFRSHPWCMTVSEEKLTRVMDFLVHKMGVESSLIKKHSVLLSLSLEKRLIPRGLVLQVLLSKGLVKKNFKMHAYFLCPEKTFLQKFFMLHEEEASELLKLYKGSLDSSK; via the coding sequence ATGATGTTTGCCACGGCATTACATGCTGTGCGGTCAATGAGCAAATCGACATGGGAAAGCAAGCTCAATGTTTATAAGAAATGGGGTTGGACTGAGGATGAGGTTTCTATGGCATTTAGAAGCCATCCATGGTGTATGACGGTGTCTGAGGAAAAGCTTACGAGGGTAATGGATTTTCTTGTCCACAAGATGGGTGTGGAGTCTTCCCTCATTAAGAAACACTCGGTACTTCTTTCTTTGAGCTTGGAAAAGAGATTGATTCCTAGGGGTTTGGTTCTTCAAGTTTTGCTATCAAAAGGTTTGGTGAAGAAGAATTTTAAAATGCATGCATATTTTTTGTGCCCTGAAAAGACATTTTTGCAGAAGTTTTTTATGCTTCATGAGGAGGAGGCTTCTGAGCTGTTGAAGCTATACAAGGGATCATTGGATTCTTCAAAATGA
- the LOC142624840 gene encoding uncharacterized protein LOC142624840, with translation MFNEIDGDFDDVAIRTFKVSLPAEHGLRKSLTGKPVSNVHQLIDRIDKYKWVEEDQQLGKGKAKGSQAGSGSGSQRDASSKPPLGTINVILAAPGRVGSHYSRVLSIAQPPVRTSYPEPKRSRMEVHPALSFSDEDKTGTLQPHDDALVVTLRIWGMM, from the exons atgtttaatgagatcgatggggactttgatgatgtggccaTAAGAACTTTTAAGGTCAGCCTGCCTGCTGAGCACGGTCTGAGGAAATCGTTAACAGGGAAACCGGTTAGCAATGTACATCAGCTCATAGACCGCATTGACAAGTATAAGTGGGTCGAGGAGGACCAACAATTAGGTAAAGGCAAAGCGAAG GGAAGCCAAGCAGGATCAGGATCAGGATCTCAGAGGGATGCTTCTTCAAAACCACCTCTGggtacaatcaatgttattcTTGCTGCCCCGGGAAGAGTTGGTTCTCACTACTCTAGGGTATTATCCATAGCCCAACCACCTGTAAGGACATCTTACCCTGAGCCAAAGAGGAGTAGGATGGAGGTCCATCCAGCGTTGAGTTTCTCTGATGAGGATAAGACCGGTACCTTacagccacatgatgatgcattggtggttaccctcaggatatgGGGTATGATGTGA